In Deltaproteobacteria bacterium, the DNA window GATGATGTGAGCTTCAATCTGCGAAAGGGAGTTGCACTTGGCCTCGCTGGCGAATCGGGTTGCGGAAAGACCACGATAGCTCTCTCAGTTATGCGGATCCTACCCTATCCGGGGAAGGTTCTTGGGGGAGAGATCCTCTTCAAAGGCACCGACATACTAAAATTGAGCGAGCCAGAGCTCAGAAAAGTCAGATGGAAGGGCATATCGACAGTATTCCAGGGGGCCATGGCCTCGCTGAACCCCCTCTTCAAAGTTGGGAGACAGATAGCAGACCCCATCATGATTCATGAAGATGTAGAGAAGGAAGAGGCCTACTCTCGTGCAAGGGAACTCTTGGAGATGGTCGGCATCGACGCGTCAAGAGCGAACAACTACCCTTGGGAGCTGAGCGGTGGTATGAGGCAGAGGGTCATGGTGGCGATGGCCCTAGCATGCAACCCAGAGGTCATTATCGCAGACGAACCCACTACCGCCTTAGATGTTATCGTCGCACACCAAGTCACGGAGTTGATAAAGGATCTGCGGGAGAAGCTAGACCTCTCGATGATGCTGATCACCCACGACATTTCCGTGATCGCTCAGACTTGCGATGAGCTGGCCGTCATGTATGCAGGGAAGATCGTCGAGCACTCGGACGTGGACACCATGTTCGAATCCCCGCTGCATCCCTACACGAATGCCCTCATAAGCGCGTTTCCAAGCATCGCGGGTGAAAGGCGTCCGTT includes these proteins:
- a CDS encoding ABC transporter ATP-binding protein; translation: MDVLEVKNLLTHYLTPFGAVKAVDDVSFNLRKGVALGLAGESGCGKTTIALSVMRILPYPGKVLGGEILFKGTDILKLSEPELRKVRWKGISTVFQGAMASLNPLFKVGRQIADPIMIHEDVEKEEAYSRARELLEMVGIDASRANNYPWELSGGMRQRVMVAMALACNPEVIIADEPTTALDVIVAHQVTELIKDLREKLDLSMMLITHDISVIAQTCDELAVMYAGKIVEHSDVDTMFESPLHPYTNALISAFPSIAGERRPLKSIVGNPPDLINPPAGCRFNPRCPFAQEICRTEEPELKQIGDNHSVACHFWEEIAAKR